In the genome of Sinorhizobium chiapasense, the window CGCGCGCCTTGATGCTCAATCCCAGTCTCCTCGTGTTGGATGAGCCCGTCTCCGCGCTTGATCTTTCGGTTCAGGCACAGGTCCTCAACCTGCTCGCGGACCTGCAGGACGAGTTCCACCTGACCTATGTCTTCATCAGCCATGATCTCTCGGTGGTACGCTACATCGCCGACGACGTGATGGTGATGTATTACGGCGAGGCGGTGGAATACGGCAGCCGTGACGAGGTCTTTGCGGATCCCAAGCACACCTATACCAAGACCCTGTTTGCCGCCACGCCGCGCGCAGACGTTGCCAGCATCAAGGCGCGCCTCGCACGGAAAGCCGCTTGAGATATCCTGCCCTGTCACCTGCAGCGCCGCGCGTCTTATCAGGCGCGCAAAGAACGCCGTGGCACTTTGAATCACTGCATGTTTTCATCCTTAAATCGGGTACGATTTAAGGAAACATGCAGTAGCGCAGGGTCCAACGGGCGTTCAGGTCCGAGCTTTCCGATCGGACGGGACGGAGCGGCTCCTTGGCCTTGATTTCCCTTTGGTGTAGAGCTTCTCCGCCGCTAACACCACTCGCCTTCCGGCGGCGGGCGGACGCCACCAGCCGGACGGAAGTGGTCCGGCCCAAACTTCAGGATGACAACAATGGAAATCAAGCGCTTTGAAACCGGCCCGCGGATGAGCCAGGCCGTGGTCTATAACAACACGGTTTACCTGGCCGGTCAGGTTGGCAACGCCGGTGACGACGTCGTCACCCAGACGAAGCAGGCGCTCGCGGAAGTCGATCGTCTTCTCGCCCTCGCAGGCACGGATAAGACGCGCATCCTGTCGGCAACGATCTGGCTCGCGGACATGGCCGACTTCGCCAAGATGAATTCCGTTTGGGATGCCTGGGCGCCGCAGGGCCACACGCCCGCACGTGCGACTGGTGAAGCCAAGCTCGCAACGCCGGAATACCTCGTCGAAGTCATTGTCACCGCTGCCGCGTAAGCCTTTCCTCTTTTGAGCTTTGGCTGAATCGAAGCGCGCCGTCGTGCCCTGTGCACGGCGGCGTTTTTTCTTCGACCTCGAGCACCTTCCCCTGTACAGCGCCGCGAGTCCTGTCAGACTCGCAAAAGACGCTGCAGCACTTTGAATTCCTGTATGTTTTTATCCTTGAAGCGGCTGCAATTTAAGGAACCATGCACTACAGCGCCGCGCGTCTTGTCAGACGCGCAAAGGTCGCTGTAGCACTTTGAAGTGCTGCGTGTTTTTGTCCTTAAATCGTCTACGATCTAAGGAAACATGCAGTAGGAACCAAGCACTCGCTCGGGCGTTTATCGGTCGTTCCGCAATGGAAGGAATGACCAATGCTCTACTGGCTGCCACGCCTTTTCGTGTTGGTGCTAGCCGGGATCGTGATCGGTTTCGGCCTCATCCCTCAGACAACGGATGAAGTCGCGCGCACGCTGCTGATAATCGTTCTGGGATTGGGCCTGCTCTCCCTGACGCTCCACATATTTCCACCCGGACAACATTGAGCGACCCCTTGGGTGAAAGGCGGACGCGCGGGTGTGGGGCGAGGGCAGGTTGTTGCGGATTTGCCGTTTGACCGATGGCATTGCCGACGTTGCGAAACGGTAGCAGAAAAGAAGGACGCCGATGGAAACAGCGAGGCATACCGCCGAGCGCAAACGGAAGCGCAGTGTGGACAAGGAAATCGCCCTGGCCGCATCGCCGACAGGCGCCGTGCGAAAACGCAACGGCATGGAACTGGCGGTCGCGCTAAGCACGGTCGGCCTCTTCACCATCGCCTGTTCAGCGGCCGTCTATTCCATGGAAGCGATCCTTATGCCGATCACGCTGGCGATTATCGTCGGCATCGTGCTCGGCAGGGCGGCCGACGAATTGGAGAGATTCGGCCTGCCGCCGATCTTCGGCGGCCTTTTGATGGCGCTTCTCTTCGTGCTCGGGCTATCCTCGCTCGTGAATGCACTTCTTGGCCCTATCACCGAGGTGGCGCGTGAGGCTCCCCGGCTGGCCGAGGGTGTCATAGAGCGGATATTGCCGTTCATCGAGCGTTTCACCTGGTTGAGAATGGCGCTGGTACGCAACGCCGATCAGAACGCACTTGCCGACACCCTCGTGAAGAATGCCGGCCCCTTGCTTGGAGCCGTTGCAGCAGGCCTGACGCCGGCACTTGTCCAGACACTTATTTTTCTGGCGGCCCTTGTGCTTTTTCTGCTCGGCCGCCTTCAACTGCGCAGCACGATCATCCTTGCCTTTGCGGCAAGGGAGCATCGTTTGAACGCGATCCGGATCATGAACGCGACCGAGGATGCGCTCGCTCGGTATTTTTCGACGGCGAGCCTCATCTATCTGGCGCTGGGCGTGATGACGATGGTGATCGCGCTTGCCGGCGGATTGACCATGGCACCGTTGTGGGGGTTGTTTGCCTTCGTATCGAGTTTCATTCCCTATCTTGGCGTGACCTTCATGACGCTGTCCCTGCTCGTCGGCGGATTGATGACGCACAATGCGCTGCTTCTGGGGATTGCGCCTGCCGTCGCCTTCTTCCTTGTACACCTGGTCATGGAAAATCTCGTCGTTCCGGCGATCCTCGGGCGCCGCTTCGAGGTCAATCCATTTCTGATTTTTGTCGCGATCATTTTCTGGACCTGGATGTGGGGCGCCGTCGGCGCAATTCTGGCCCTACCCCTGTCGCTTATCGCCATGACCATTTTCGCGCAGGTGCGCGAGCCGCCGCCGGACCGGCAGTTGCCGGAGTGACGTTGGCGATGCCGGATTGCTGGCGGTGCAGCCCGCGAGTTTACGGGCGTCCCGTCCGCGCCTGTTCGTCGAAGAACAGGGCTTGGCTGATCAGTGCCTTCACCATTTCTGGATTGAAGGGCTTCGTTACCAGAAATGCCGGCTCCGGCTTCTTGCCCGTCAGGAGCCGTTCGGGGAAGGCGGTAATGAAGATCACCGGCACGGTGGTTTCAGCCAGGATATCGTTGACGGCGTCGATGCCGGAACTGCCGTCGGCGAGCTGGATATCGGCAAGAACCATTTTCGGCGATGTCGTCCGATAGAGTTCGAGCGCCTCCCCGTAGGTTCGAGCGATCCCGGTGACGCGATGGCCGAGGCTTGTCACCATGTCCTCGATATCCATGGCGATCAGCGGTTCATCTTCGATAATCATGACCTCCGTCGCCACCTGACGCGAAATCTCCTGTGACGCCCCGGCGAGAAGAGTGGTGAAGGCGCCTGGGTCGAGGTTCATGATCTCGGCCGCCTCGCTTGTGGAAAAGCCTTCGACGGCGATCAGCAGGAATGCCTGGCGCGGCGCCGGTGCGATCAACGACAAATTGGCCGCGGCGTTGCGCTCCCAGGCGAAAGGCGACGTCAATTGTGTGCGATCGATTTCCAGCTTGTCGAACAGGGAGCAGAACAGCTTGTAGAGACCGATTCGGTCGCTGGAGGCGGTTGGGAAGAGGCTGACGTCCTCGATCAGCGCCTCGAGAACGGCGGCGACATAAGCGTCGCCTGCCGCTTGCGAGCCAGTGACGGCGCGGGCATAACGCCGCAGATAGGGAAGATGTGGCGCAATCCTGGTGGAAAGTGACATTTAGGCCTTCCTAAACTATTGTGCCGGTATGGTCCCGGTCTTGCGGACAATGGGCGTGCAGCAGGATACGTCAATGTTTTGAGCACGTCTTTCGGATTATGGAAAGCCTAGAGTAAGCAGATGACGGGCATAGGGGACAGGAATGGCCGGAACAGGGGGATAAGGCCTCGGCGCGCGGAAGCGGAAAATGAATGATCCTTCCGGACGGCGCAATGCGCGTGGCGCTGCCGCCAGGCATCCCTCGACGGATCCGAGCGCACAGATCGCTTCGAAATTGAGGGCACTTTACCAAGCCCTGGAAAACGAACCGATTCCGCTGCAGTTTATTGAATTGCTCGAGCGTCTAGACGCGGCCGAGCACGTGCAGTCACGACGCTGATGCCCCCGCCGTTCCACGCGGCCGCTTCGCATCACCCGTTGCGATAGGGCGCTGGCTTGGCGTGCGTAGCAACCCGGCGGCAATTACTCCATAGCCGGCCGGGTTTCGCCCGACAGCGCCGCGCGTCTAACAGACACGCAAAGGACGCCGTAGCACCTTGAATTGCTGCATGTTTTTATCCTCAAATCGGCTACGATCTAAGGAAACACGCAGTAGCCGATCAGCAACGCGCGGTGTAGCGGCGGCCGTATTGGTCGCGATAGTAGCAATAGCCGGGCTCGTTCGCACGGCCGATAAGGGCGCCGGCAACACCACCGACCGCAGCGCCGACAGCGGCCCCTCGGACGTCATTCGTTATGGCGCCGCCGATGATACCGCCGGAAGCTGCGCCGATTGCAGTACCTTTCTCCGTAGCCGTGCAGGCCGCAAGGGGAAGGATCAGGCTTGCGACGAGAAGTATCTTTTTCATGATGCGTTCCTATCCGGGGTTTGAGTTGCCGTAACCGAAGAAGGAGTTGTCTGGGCACAAGATTTCGGGCGGAGCGCGGTCTCCTGCAATCGCGCTTGTCCGATCAGCAAGCTGCAGTATAGCGCCGCCCGTAGCGGTCACGATAGATGCAGCGCCCAGGCTCGTTTGCCCTGCCGATCAGGGCGCCGGCAACGCCCCCAACAGCCGCGCCGACCGCGGCACCCCCCACATCATCGGTGATTGCTCCGCCAATGATACCACCGGTAACGGCGCCGATTGCCGCACCTTTTTCCGTCTGCGTGCAGGCCGCCAGGGAAAGGATCAGGCCTGCTGCAACAAGTATCTTCTTCATGACACGTTTCCCTATCCAAGCTTGGTTACCAAACCGCGGGAGATGCTGAGCGGGTGTTTTCCGGTCGAGAGACGGGAGGCCGATAAGCATGCCGGTCACGAGTCGAAGTCACCCGTAGGCGATCGCTGACGCGGCCACAATCATAGCATGTTTCTGACATTGTTTGGCTTGTCGCTGCAGGCGCAATTGGGTCACGCATACTTCACTCCCTTGAACCCGGCCGCCGCCCGCGGCGCTTGTTATTGTTGCCAAAACGCCGACTGTGGCCATTTGTTCCGCGTGTCCACACACCGTTGCGCCTGACAGTTGTCGCCCATGCGCATCCCGGTCGCAAAGACCGCCGAATAATCGGCCGTGTGCCCAAGCCTCCTCAGGCCTCCTCAAGCCTCCTCAAGCCTCCGCTAAAGCAATTGTTCACGCGAACGAGGAACCGGCGACGGGTCTGGTTCGTTTGTTTCTCGCCTCAGCGTCGAAGGAGCGCGGAAATGGAACATGTTGCCGCCATCATGGTTCTCGTTGGCTGCATGCAGGAAACGACGGCGTGCCGTGAGGTGCCATCGCCGGTGGTCGCCTTCGAAACCGTCGAGGAATGCCAGGCCTTGCTTCCTCCCGCGATGGAGGAGGTCGGCAAGGTTTTCAAGACGGCATACGGCAAGTGCGCCGAGGTTGATCCTGCGCTCATCGTCGAGAGTGCAGTAATCGAGTGGACGATCACACCTGCGAGGAAGCTTGAAGTGACGGTGACGCCAGATGAAGAGCCCTATACGGTCGCAGGCCGTGTCCGCCCGTCGTCCGGCGATGAGTGACTTCCCGCATCACAGATTGAAAGGAGCGTTTCATGAATTGGGACATCATCGAAGGCCGGTGGACCGAATTCAAGGGCAAGGCCCAGGGGCAATGGGGAAAGCTCACGAACGATGATCTCGACGTCATCAACGGCAATCGGAAGGAGCTCGCCGGGCGCATTCAGGCGCGTTACGGAATTGCCAAGGAAGAGGCGGAGCGTCAGATCGACGAGTGGGCATCGCGCCATTGACAGGCTGACGCCCGAAAGGGCGTGACGCGCGTCTTGCAACGGACGCGCGTCGCTTATCATCCGTGGGTGTCGCGTTCTGCTTTTTCCAGTGCGTCAAGAAGACCCTGGAGACGTTTGTTGCGTTTCTCTTCCGTGTGCATGTGAAGGTCGCGCATCGTCCTGCCGATATGCAGGTTATGCCTGCGCACGGCCGCGTTGTGCCGGGCGACCTCGGTCACCGATTTCCATATATGTCGCGACGGAATCTTCATTGCGTTCCCAAAAGCTTTCGTTACCGGGACAACGCCAAGCCCTATCGAAGGTTCCTGGCGAATTTTGTTCCCGTGCGCCGATCTTGGCACCGTTTCTCGTTCCTTGGTTAACGAAAGGTTTTCTTTCGCTTCAAAAGATTTTTAGGGTCTCGCCGAGAGAAACATCGAAACCGGAACAAAGGCGATGAGCTACGCGTTACAATTTCACCAACGCAGACATTGGAGATATCAATGCTCTACTATGCTCTCGTCTTTCTGATTGTTGCCATCATCGCCGGCATTCTCGGCTTTGGTGGTATTGCTGGAGCTTCGGCAGGCATTGCCCAGGTCTTGTTCTTCCTGTTCCTCGTATTCTTGGTGATTTCGCTTATTGCCGGACTCATGCGCAGGACCTGACGCGACAAGTCCGTGGGCTCATGAACGAGAAAGGGGCGAAGCGCGACGCTTCGCCCCTTTCCGTTGTGAGCAATGTTCTGTTCCCTTGCTCTGGCCAATGCCCTTGGCTATTCATGCGAGTACCCGCCCACCGGTCAGGAACAGAACAATCACATGAAGTCCCTGGAACTCATCGTCGAGCGCATCATCCTTTCGAGCCGATGGCTGCTGGTCGTCTTTTATCTCGGACTGGTTGCGGCGCTTGCTCTCTACGGCATTTCCTTCATCTACAAGTTCCTGAAGGTCGCGGGCCTGGTCTTCGTCTACGACGATGCTCAGATGATATTGGCAATGCTTGGGTTGATCGACGCCGCACTCGTCGCGAGCCTGATCGTCATGGTGATGATTTCCGGATACGAAAACTTCGTCAGCCGCTTCGACGAGGGTGAGGGCGAGGTCTCCTTCCTGGGCAAGCTTGATTCCGGCAGCCTGAAGATCAAGGTCGCCTCCTCAATCGTGGCGATCTCGTCGATCCATCTTTTGCAGATCTTCCTCAATGCCCAGCAGTTCACGAGCGAGAAGCTGATGTGGGCGACGATCATGCATCTGGCTTT includes:
- a CDS encoding RidA family protein, whose translation is MEIKRFETGPRMSQAVVYNNTVYLAGQVGNAGDDVVTQTKQALAEVDRLLALAGTDKTRILSATIWLADMADFAKMNSVWDAWAPQGHTPARATGEAKLATPEYLVEVIVTAAA
- a CDS encoding AI-2E family transporter, coding for METARHTAERKRKRSVDKEIALAASPTGAVRKRNGMELAVALSTVGLFTIACSAAVYSMEAILMPITLAIIVGIVLGRAADELERFGLPPIFGGLLMALLFVLGLSSLVNALLGPITEVAREAPRLAEGVIERILPFIERFTWLRMALVRNADQNALADTLVKNAGPLLGAVAAGLTPALVQTLIFLAALVLFLLGRLQLRSTIILAFAAREHRLNAIRIMNATEDALARYFSTASLIYLALGVMTMVIALAGGLTMAPLWGLFAFVSSFIPYLGVTFMTLSLLVGGLMTHNALLLGIAPAVAFFLVHLVMENLVVPAILGRRFEVNPFLIFVAIIFWTWMWGAVGAILALPLSLIAMTIFAQVREPPPDRQLPE
- a CDS encoding response regulator, with amino-acid sequence MSLSTRIAPHLPYLRRYARAVTGSQAAGDAYVAAVLEALIEDVSLFPTASSDRIGLYKLFCSLFDKLEIDRTQLTSPFAWERNAAANLSLIAPAPRQAFLLIAVEGFSTSEAAEIMNLDPGAFTTLLAGASQEISRQVATEVMIIEDEPLIAMDIEDMVTSLGHRVTGIARTYGEALELYRTTSPKMVLADIQLADGSSGIDAVNDILAETTVPVIFITAFPERLLTGKKPEPAFLVTKPFNPEMVKALISQALFFDEQARTGRP
- a CDS encoding NepR family anti-sigma factor, yielding MNDPSGRRNARGAAARHPSTDPSAQIASKLRALYQALENEPIPLQFIELLERLDAAEHVQSRR
- a CDS encoding glycine zipper domain-containing protein, translated to MKKILLVASLILPLAACTATEKGTAIGAASGGIIGGAITNDVRGAAVGAAVGGVAGALIGRANEPGYCYYRDQYGRRYTARC
- a CDS encoding glycine zipper domain-containing protein; this translates as MKKILVAAGLILSLAACTQTEKGAAIGAVTGGIIGGAITDDVGGAAVGAAVGGVAGALIGRANEPGRCIYRDRYGRRYTAAC
- a CDS encoding CsbD family protein → MNWDIIEGRWTEFKGKAQGQWGKLTNDDLDVINGNRKELAGRIQARYGIAKEEAERQIDEWASRH
- a CDS encoding DUF1328 domain-containing protein, with the protein product MLYYALVFLIVAIIAGILGFGGIAGASAGIAQVLFFLFLVFLVISLIAGLMRRT
- a CDS encoding TIGR00645 family protein, whose translation is MKSLELIVERIILSSRWLLVVFYLGLVAALALYGISFIYKFLKVAGLVFVYDDAQMILAMLGLIDAALVASLIVMVMISGYENFVSRFDEGEGEVSFLGKLDSGSLKIKVASSIVAISSIHLLQIFLNAQQFTSEKLMWATIMHLAFVASAVLLGSLEQIMSKLKK